The following proteins are encoded in a genomic region of Sorangiineae bacterium MSr12523:
- a CDS encoding NADPH:quinone reductase, with translation MPAPPYPGLGEVRVRVHASGINPGDVKKRAPWLGMPMAHPRIIPHSDGAGVIDAVGEGVDASRVGERVWCFGAQSYRPWGTAAEFTCIPSEQAVSLPDGIDYVQGACFGIPGITAHRAVFADGPVQGATVLVRGALGAVGRAAAVLAVRGGAHVIATVRSEDEVATAKRETGARDALVQGAADFTQRVLELTGGRGVDRIIEVAFDANLGSNHDVLALGGVIAAYATADAEPKIPFWPLLFKNVTIRLLGSDDFPLAAKLEAARAITASGLVYPIAARFPLEDIARAHEAVEGGVRGRVVLDVVSTR, from the coding sequence ATGCCCGCCCCTCCTTATCCGGGTTTGGGAGAGGTACGTGTACGCGTCCACGCTTCGGGGATCAACCCTGGCGACGTGAAGAAGAGGGCGCCATGGCTTGGGATGCCAATGGCGCATCCGAGGATCATTCCGCATAGCGATGGGGCAGGGGTCATCGATGCCGTGGGCGAGGGCGTCGATGCATCGCGGGTGGGTGAACGCGTGTGGTGCTTCGGCGCGCAATCGTATCGACCGTGGGGCACGGCCGCAGAGTTCACGTGCATCCCTTCGGAACAGGCGGTCTCGCTTCCCGATGGCATCGATTATGTGCAAGGTGCATGCTTTGGCATTCCGGGCATCACGGCGCATCGGGCGGTCTTCGCCGATGGTCCGGTGCAAGGCGCCACGGTGCTCGTGCGCGGTGCGCTGGGGGCCGTGGGGCGTGCGGCGGCCGTTCTCGCGGTGCGCGGAGGCGCGCACGTGATCGCGACGGTGCGCTCCGAGGACGAAGTGGCGACGGCAAAGCGCGAGACGGGCGCACGCGACGCGCTCGTGCAAGGCGCAGCGGACTTCACGCAGCGGGTGCTCGAGCTCACCGGCGGCCGCGGTGTGGATCGCATCATCGAGGTGGCCTTCGATGCGAACCTCGGGTCGAACCACGACGTGCTCGCATTGGGCGGCGTCATCGCCGCGTATGCGACTGCGGACGCCGAGCCGAAGATTCCCTTTTGGCCACTGCTCTTCAAGAACGTGACCATTCGACTTCTCGGCAGCGACGACTTTCCGCTCGCCGCCAAGTTGGAGGCGGCGCGTGCCATCACCGCGTCGGGTCTCGTCTATCCGATCGCGGCGCGCTTTCCGCTGGAGGACATTGCGCGCGCCCACGAAGCCGTCGAAGGCGGCGTGCGCGGGCGCGTCGTGCTCGACGTCGTCAGCACTCGATGA
- the serS gene encoding serine--tRNA ligase, with the protein MLDIAFIRQNADLVRAAIRNKRFDLDLDELLSADKRRREVITLLDEKRARKNQVAALIPKASKEERPKLIEEGKEVKAAIEKLEPELAEITRVYDDFMLRVPSVPRPEVPVGAGEDDNVEIRKVGTPRAFDFEPKDHLDLMQSLGMVNFDGPRKFAGGRSYALTGLGALLEMAVTRLTADVLVQRGLTMVIPPVMVKERAMQGTGFFPLGREEAYAITADELFLVGTSEVALVSLHADDTLDEAQLPIRYAGLSPCFRREAGAYGKDTRGLYRVHQFTKVEQVVFCLPDEAVAEKEHYQLLDNAEAVLHALEIPYRVALACTGEIGLGQTRKHEVESWMPSRNAYSETHSCSTLGDFQSRRSNIRLRLANGTLVYPYTLNNTAIASPRILIPLLENHQNPDGSITLPKALVPYMNGRTKLERGGK; encoded by the coding sequence ATGCTCGACATTGCCTTCATCCGCCAGAACGCCGACCTCGTTCGTGCCGCCATTCGCAACAAGCGCTTCGACCTCGACTTGGACGAGCTTCTGTCCGCCGACAAGCGCCGCCGCGAAGTCATCACCTTGCTCGACGAGAAGCGCGCCCGGAAGAACCAGGTTGCCGCGCTGATCCCCAAAGCCTCGAAGGAGGAGCGACCCAAGCTCATCGAGGAAGGCAAAGAGGTCAAGGCCGCCATCGAGAAGCTCGAACCGGAGCTGGCCGAGATCACGCGCGTCTACGACGACTTCATGCTGCGCGTGCCCAGCGTGCCGCGGCCCGAGGTGCCGGTGGGCGCCGGTGAGGACGACAACGTCGAGATCCGCAAGGTCGGCACACCGCGCGCGTTCGACTTCGAGCCGAAGGACCATCTCGACTTGATGCAGAGCCTGGGGATGGTGAACTTCGATGGTCCGCGAAAATTCGCGGGCGGTCGCTCCTACGCATTGACCGGATTGGGCGCGCTGCTCGAGATGGCGGTGACCCGGCTCACCGCGGACGTTCTGGTCCAGCGCGGGCTCACCATGGTCATTCCGCCGGTGATGGTGAAAGAGCGCGCCATGCAGGGCACGGGCTTTTTCCCGCTGGGCCGCGAGGAAGCGTACGCCATCACGGCCGACGAGCTTTTCCTGGTGGGTACGAGCGAGGTGGCCTTGGTGTCGCTGCACGCGGACGACACTTTGGACGAGGCGCAGCTGCCGATTCGCTACGCGGGTCTTTCGCCGTGCTTCCGGCGCGAGGCCGGCGCCTACGGCAAGGACACGCGCGGTCTGTACCGCGTGCATCAATTCACGAAGGTGGAGCAGGTCGTCTTCTGCCTGCCGGACGAGGCGGTGGCCGAAAAAGAGCATTATCAGCTGCTCGACAACGCCGAGGCGGTGCTCCACGCGCTGGAGATCCCGTACCGGGTGGCGCTGGCCTGCACGGGCGAGATTGGTCTGGGGCAGACGCGCAAGCACGAGGTGGAATCGTGGATGCCGAGCCGCAACGCCTACTCCGAGACGCACTCCTGCTCGACCTTGGGTGACTTCCAATCGCGCCGTTCGAACATCCGCCTGCGCCTGGCGAACGGCACCTTGGTGTACCCGTACACCCTGAACAACACGGCCATTGCGAGCCCGCGCATCCTGATCCCGCTGCTCGAGAACCACCAGAACCCCGACGGCTCGATCACCCTGCCCAAGGCCCTGGTCCCCTACATGAACGGGCGCACCAAACTCGAACGCGGCGGAAAATAA
- a CDS encoding L-serine ammonia-lyase, with translation MPISVFDLFKIGIGPSSSHTVGPMRAALMFATGLSDDGLLANTASVRAELYGSLGATGKGHGSDKAVMLGLEGNHPAKVDPFVAHDREAEIRSTLKLRLLGTHEIPFDDREHIVMHRRESLPFHPNGMILHAYDAGGAVLRSRTYYSVGGGFVVDENATGAERVKESDTVIPYPFRTGAQLLGYADETGLSISRIMLENEKALGKETGYSTPAEIRRGLLEIWSVMRECVRNGFAREGVLPGGLKVKRRSAELYRKLTTRPDPSDPFVVMDWVNLYALAVNEENAAGGRVVTAPTNGAAGVIPAVMHYYANHVPGADEEGIVRYLLTAGAIGVIYKECASISGAEVGCQGEVGSACSMAAAGLTEVLGGSPRQVENAAEIGMEHNLGLTCDPVGGLVQVPCIERNAIAAVKAINAARMALRGDGSHFVSLDKVIKTMRETGEDMKDKYKETSRGGLALNVIEC, from the coding sequence ATGCCCATCAGCGTCTTCGATCTGTTCAAGATCGGAATAGGCCCCTCGAGCTCTCACACCGTCGGGCCCATGCGCGCAGCGCTGATGTTCGCCACCGGACTCTCGGACGATGGGCTGCTCGCCAACACGGCCTCGGTCCGTGCGGAGTTGTACGGATCGCTCGGTGCCACGGGAAAGGGGCACGGCAGTGACAAGGCCGTGATGCTCGGGCTCGAGGGCAACCACCCCGCAAAGGTGGATCCGTTCGTCGCCCACGATCGCGAGGCTGAAATTCGCTCCACGTTGAAGCTGCGGCTCCTGGGGACGCACGAGATCCCCTTCGACGACCGCGAGCACATCGTGATGCACCGGCGCGAGTCATTGCCATTTCACCCCAATGGGATGATTTTGCACGCGTACGACGCTGGCGGTGCTGTCCTGCGCAGCCGAACCTATTATTCCGTTGGGGGCGGCTTCGTCGTCGACGAGAACGCCACCGGCGCCGAGCGCGTCAAAGAATCGGACACGGTGATCCCGTATCCATTCCGCACCGGCGCGCAGCTCCTCGGTTACGCCGACGAAACGGGCCTCTCCATCAGCCGCATCATGCTCGAGAACGAGAAGGCGCTGGGCAAAGAGACCGGCTACTCCACGCCGGCCGAAATCCGCCGCGGCCTGCTCGAGATTTGGTCCGTCATGCGCGAATGCGTGCGCAATGGCTTTGCGCGCGAGGGCGTGCTGCCCGGCGGGCTCAAAGTCAAACGCCGCTCGGCGGAGTTGTACCGCAAGCTCACCACGCGACCGGATCCGTCGGATCCCTTCGTCGTCATGGATTGGGTGAACCTCTATGCGCTCGCGGTGAACGAGGAAAACGCCGCAGGAGGGCGCGTGGTGACGGCCCCAACGAATGGCGCCGCCGGCGTCATCCCTGCGGTGATGCACTATTATGCGAACCACGTCCCCGGCGCCGACGAAGAGGGGATCGTTCGCTACCTGCTCACGGCCGGGGCCATTGGAGTCATCTACAAAGAGTGCGCGTCCATCTCGGGTGCGGAGGTGGGCTGCCAAGGCGAGGTGGGCTCGGCCTGCTCGATGGCGGCTGCCGGCTTGACCGAGGTGCTCGGCGGCTCCCCGCGGCAGGTGGAAAACGCGGCGGAAATTGGCATGGAGCACAACCTCGGGCTCACCTGCGATCCCGTGGGCGGCCTCGTGCAAGTGCCCTGCATCGAGCGCAATGCCATTGCCGCGGTCAAAGCCATCAACGCCGCGCGCATGGCCTTGCGCGGGGACGGCAGCCACTTCGTCTCGCTGGACAAAGTCATCAAGACGATGCGGGAGACCGGCGAGGATATGAAAGACAAATACAAAGAGACCTCGCGCGGAGGCCTCGCGCTCAACGTCATCGAGTGCTGA
- a CDS encoding trypsin-like serine protease: MQKPLSSCLLPLLAAALTAASSAHAAEENTGSTSQPIISGSASPSSQNAVVMLVHVENGNGGETCTATLVASNLLITARHCVSETGKQPFYCDKNGKVQNDGNGGGEVGADYKATDLYVFTGTTRPVFNGTTPAQAAARGKKIFHDNATAVCGHDLALVLLENNVSSTIPLARIRLDSQASKGEKITAVGWGVTLDTKYPAQRQQRTGIPIVQVGPYSDDRVDVPGNDFLVGESTCSGDSGGPGFSEDTGALIGVVSRGGNGKDATNPADGCTNADNDYTQTAPFKSLIQSAFNESGNSPLVETGRPTNNGSGGDDGGCSASPASSRSMGAGAGLVALGIALATVRRTRRRRIHS, encoded by the coding sequence ATGCAGAAACCGCTTTCTTCCTGCTTGCTTCCACTACTTGCGGCCGCTCTGACGGCGGCTTCATCCGCCCATGCCGCTGAGGAAAACACCGGCTCCACCTCCCAGCCCATCATCTCCGGTTCGGCATCGCCCTCTTCTCAGAATGCCGTGGTGATGCTCGTCCACGTCGAGAACGGCAATGGTGGGGAGACGTGCACGGCCACGTTGGTCGCGTCCAACCTGCTCATCACCGCGCGTCACTGCGTTTCCGAGACCGGCAAACAGCCCTTCTATTGCGACAAAAACGGCAAGGTTCAGAACGACGGAAACGGGGGCGGCGAGGTGGGGGCCGATTACAAGGCGACCGATTTGTACGTCTTCACGGGAACGACGCGGCCGGTCTTCAATGGGACGACGCCGGCCCAAGCGGCCGCCCGTGGCAAAAAGATCTTCCACGATAATGCGACGGCGGTGTGCGGTCACGATCTCGCGTTGGTGCTGCTCGAGAACAACGTGTCGTCGACGATACCGCTCGCCAGGATCCGGCTCGACTCCCAGGCGAGCAAGGGCGAGAAAATTACCGCCGTAGGGTGGGGCGTCACGCTGGATACCAAGTACCCGGCGCAGCGCCAACAGCGCACCGGCATCCCCATCGTGCAAGTCGGGCCCTATTCGGACGATCGGGTCGACGTTCCGGGCAACGATTTTCTCGTTGGCGAGTCGACGTGTTCTGGCGACAGCGGCGGACCAGGCTTCTCGGAGGATACCGGGGCGCTCATCGGTGTCGTGTCGCGCGGCGGCAACGGCAAGGATGCGACCAATCCGGCCGACGGGTGCACGAACGCCGACAACGACTACACGCAGACCGCGCCGTTCAAGAGCCTCATCCAAAGCGCCTTCAATGAATCGGGCAATAGCCCATTGGTCGAAACGGGCCGGCCGACCAACAATGGTTCGGGCGGAGACGATGGAGGATGCTCAGCCAGTCCGGCGTCATCGCGATCGATGGGCGCCGGCGCGGGGTTGGTGGCATTGGGTATTGCCTTGGCAACAGTTCGTCGGACACGACGACGCCGTATCCATTCGTAG
- a CDS encoding M15 family metallopeptidase yields MRFGLGAILLLAASAFAMIALHRTRADAIDIQPPFLAFVLPIDAETAKSMNGVSWRPGCPVAMEDLRAIDMTYWGFDAKPHWGRMIVHHEVSAAVVRVFKSMYSARFPIRRMEPIDKYGGSDEAAMEADDTSGFNCRPVTGGTAWSNHSYGRAIDINTVENPYIKGEIVLPTSGIPFVDRTNVRPGMIIEGDAVTRAFDAEGFVWGARWHTRQDYQHFEIVPPGAHPAGDSPSN; encoded by the coding sequence GTGCGGTTCGGTCTGGGTGCAATCCTTCTCCTGGCGGCGTCGGCTTTTGCGATGATTGCCCTGCACCGCACGCGTGCCGACGCGATCGACATCCAGCCGCCATTTCTGGCGTTCGTGCTGCCGATCGACGCGGAGACGGCCAAATCCATGAATGGCGTGTCGTGGCGCCCGGGCTGTCCCGTGGCCATGGAGGACTTGCGCGCCATCGATATGACGTATTGGGGCTTCGACGCCAAGCCGCACTGGGGCCGCATGATCGTCCACCACGAGGTGAGCGCGGCGGTGGTGCGCGTGTTCAAAAGCATGTACAGCGCACGCTTTCCCATCCGCCGCATGGAGCCCATCGACAAATACGGTGGGAGCGACGAAGCCGCGATGGAGGCGGACGACACGTCGGGCTTCAACTGCCGCCCCGTCACCGGCGGCACCGCGTGGTCCAATCATTCTTACGGGCGGGCCATCGACATCAACACCGTCGAGAACCCTTACATCAAAGGCGAAATCGTGCTTCCCACCTCGGGCATCCCCTTCGTGGACCGCACCAACGTGCGCCCCGGCATGATCATCGAAGGCGACGCCGTCACCCGCGCCTTCGACGCCGAAGGCTTCGTCTGGGGCGCCCGCTGGCACACGCGCCAGGACTACCAGCACTTCGAAATCGTCCCCCCCGGCGCCCACCCCGCCGGCGACTCCCCGTCGAATTAG